The Plasmodium vivax chromosome 13, whole genome shotgun sequence nucleotide sequence TTGGCCTCATTGGTAAGGTTCTTCCCATCTGTATGttgtgcctcctttttggttCCCCTTTCGTCATCCCCCCTCTTGCAGTACTGCTCATAATTTAGCTCGTAATATTCCCCAACGTTCTTCTTTTCGCTGTCCTCCATTATCTCCCAGTTGTCATCCGTATCGATGTAGTCCCTATATTTTGAGCTCTTCAAAATGAtttctccgttttttttatttctcaaCTTGTAAATTCCTACGTAACTTTCGGGAGAAATTATCTGCTGCACCATGCATGTCCATCTGACTAGGGTGGTGTCCTTAAGGTCCTCTACATTCTCGAGCGTGTTTAGGCACACGCACCCTTCAACCACGTCGTTGCAGGTGAAGaggttttcctccttcaaatTGGACTTACTCAAATTGGGACTCGCCTCACTTCCACCGTTTGGTTTTTGCGCAGGTGGGGCGTCTTCCTGATTGGTCCCTTCTCCATTCTCCTTCGCACCACTTGgggctttcccctttttctcgTGGCCATTTCCCAATTCGATGTACTTGTTCACCACAATTCCCTCATCCCAGTAGGAGTCCACCTCCTTCGCGCCatgaatttttatataattcgcGAAGCAGTCGTCGATTTGGGTCAGCACGTTCATTTTGGATGTGCAACAAGAAGGGGTTGGAGAAGAGATCAACTGGAACGCAAATGGTGTGTGCTGAAGATGCGGCAAAAATGTTCCTTTCGCGCACTTTGGTAAAGGCTCAGGTTGGCGTATAGCTCTCCTTAAGTTGGCTTAGTACTTACCACTTAACCATGCATCTCTTGAAGAATGCGTTGCGCTGCAGAGCTGCCAGCTTTGGCGGCTCCTTCGTTAGCGACTCCTTCGTTGGCGGCTCCCTTGAACGCTTCCCTTAAGTGAGCTTTCCTCCACAGGTGTGAGGACCTTCACTTTGAAAGGCCTCCAACTGGGTGGGCACACGGAACGCTTAAGGCGAGACTTGCAtctgcatgtgcatgtgtgctTCATATGTACGCATCTTCGTGGCCCCTTTTACCTTTGCCACTCCTCCCCCAGCACGCCGATTTGATTTCTTCCCTATCACGTAGAATGAACTGGGAGAAACGAACTGAGAAAAAGGTGGTGCAAATTGGccaatttcttcctcttttcatACGCTACTTTTTCCACTCTCCAGAAATATTTAGCGCAACTACTGTGTGTTATATGAAAGGCTTCACACAGGagtcacaaaatggggagttaTCCTCAAACACATACCCTTTTcaatttatgcattttttttttttttgcacatagGGGCAagtgctttattttttccctagCTGGGAATGTAAAACTGGTTAGCAGTAAATTTTcgcttgtttttttgtttttttttccaaaatgaagaagcttctttagggggaggggcgaaaaaagttacataaaggcaaaaaaacgTTTCGCATCCGTAACGCGTGTAACCAATTCGATGATGTAATTCGAGTTCGCATTGCATGGTTGGTGTGCCTTTGCGTGTTTCGCTttgctattattttattttttccccgctcACCCCCTAGCGATGAGTACCCCCAAtgggggggaacccccccgtctgtttttgcccttcccccAAATAATTTGTGCCATGGGAGGAGAGCATAACTGGAGAGGAACCTGCATACTGGCAGCTCGTGTGACAGGCAGGCGCACCTTTCCCAGCGCCCTGCATGGGGGCGCAAGGAGGTCActccccttccccccacgtGGATTGAATATCTGCATTGTAGCTACGCATTGAAACGAAGCATAGAACCCCTGCACTGTAACTACGCATTGTGAGTGTGCATTTTTGGCCCCTCCTTCAATTTGCAACAGTTTTATAACCAATAGAGGAGCCACACTACTTTGAGAATTCACCAAAATTGAGGGGTGGTCTAGGTATGCACGAAAAACTAAAGCGGAGGTGTAAAAAGTAGGGACGTCCTGCTCGAACGGGAGGAGCCCCCTGGAAacgcgcacaaaaaaaagcattcaAAGTGTGCAATTGGAAGTGTGCACGCTAATGTGCACTTGAAAATCTACACTTAAAAAGGCgaacttaaaaatgtgcacttGAAAATCTACACTTAAAAAGGCgaacttaaaaatgtgcacttGAAAATCTACACTTAAAAAGGCgaacttaaaaatgtgcacttAAAAATCTACACTTAAAAATCCGCCCTCGATGGCGACGTAGGGGAAACCCCCTTTGTGAGGAAAGACACACTGCACGTGAAAGTTGCAGCCAAAAGGTAAAAGCCTATTTAGCGGCGCCTCAGTTGGTAGTGAAGTAGACCAGGGCTGGGGTGTGCTACCACTTCGCCACCCCACCCCTATGCACAAGACCTACAAATCGTCGGGAACATTTTCGAGGATGTCCTTTAAATACTGCGCCAACCTGTAGCCAGCCAAAACCATCTGATGGTTGAGCACATTCTTCAGCTGCGTCACGAACATTTTACTAACGGGAAATATTTTGTCTTTTGATAAATCATGCATGggtaatttattataaacatattcGAGAGCCAACTCGTAGGCCTGGTGCACAATGGTGTCTATGTATGCAATTTTGTCTCTGGGGATTCTTAGCTGGCTCCTAAATGCATGAGCAGGGAAAGAATTCATCAAGGTGGTAGCATCCCTCTTAAGTTTTTGTACGTCTACAGTGGGCCACTTTTTCCTCCTAGAGTTAAAGATACTATCGCATAGGTAATGTATATTTCCGTTGAGGCCTCCATACGTCACTGTAATGTCATTTCCTCCCTTGTCTCCATTAATTAAATgcccattaaaaaaattaagcgtATGCAATGGCTGGTGAATGTCAGCAAATAAATGGATGAAATACTTTAAGTAGAAATTATAGGAATAGTAGGAACCATACTTGGGCTTCTTCTTAATGCTGACCAAGGTCCTGTAAATATGCTTGGTAATTCCTGCTGCGTTATGCTTCCCCTTATGGCCATACAAATGCTTGGGAGGCAAATGCACCTTCGTGGGATTGTAAGGCGTTTTTACATAATGCCAGTCGTTAAAGATATCTAGAATTTCGCTTCTTTCGAATGGGAATGAATGATGGGATCTCCTGGGGTCCGGAGTTTTTATGTGATCTGGCCATGTTGCTGCACTTATGATGTTATCAAAATCTTTATCGTGACTGTGTGCGAAGATTCGATCGATGGTTGCCTTTTCATTGTCGTTTAAGTTCTCGTATGCGATGTACGCTATGAGCATGTGCGGTTCGTCCGACCAGCTGGCTACTCTTTGAATCAGGGGCAGTGCACAGAGGAGGAGCGCCTGGATTGGGTTTCTCATGGCGGTCACGAGGGCATGTGGGGTGCGCGCCGAGGTAAGTATGtgcatatacgtatgtatctGTCTCGGTGCGCGAGTGCTGTCATTCCCCAGCGGGCAATGCTTCCACCTGGCCGCGAGCATCAAAGGGTGG carries:
- a CDS encoding hypothetical protein, conserved (encoded by transcript PVX_085855A); translation: MLAARWKHCPLGNDSTRAPRQIHTYMHILTSARTPHALVTAMRNPIQALLLCALPLIQRVASWSDEPHMLIAYIAYENLNDNEKATIDRIFAHSHDKDFDNIISAATWPDHIKTPDPRRSHHSFPFERSEILDIFNDWHYVKTPYNPTKVHLPPKHLYGHKGKHNAAGITKHIYRTLVSIKKKPKYGSYYSYNFYLKYFIHLFADIHQPLHTLNFFNGHLINGDKGGNDITVTYGGLNGNIHYLCDSIFNSRRKKWPTVDVQKLKRDATTLMNSFPAHAFRSQLRIPRDKIAYIDTIVHQAYELALEYVYNKLPMHDLSKDKIFPVSKMFVTQLKNVLNHQMVLAGYRLAQYLKDILENVPDDL